A genomic window from Nematostella vectensis chromosome 9, jaNemVect1.1, whole genome shotgun sequence includes:
- the LOC116607163 gene encoding delta-type opioid receptor-like: MNTSQNLTGTEDQSNLWNLKAIISSGSILALLTIIGNSISLVVFMKTKVLRRRRPYYLLVNLCIADLLVGINVFLRVIFDLGFIYRWTIDNTIKRFCYTLDYFSSLASVFLLSEISVERFVAVVFPFYHRTLGNAFYITIIAAPWALSSLVISIYVPSKYTSTLPYIIFKYLYLVFLYLPVLIIIIAYSGVLLKVKFSHVQGGNSHKSRQLRDKKLAVTLLIVTLTSLITWMPYNCFLTMWSYLEYPYYDNDVFFALLQLQYSNSCVNILVYAWRMPEFRHVLFGSCRRGQVAPLSHEDTRPIPSRPELSGVSRSGAAVSQLEVGDDVSTIAGISSTHCVNVIEMENRR; encoded by the coding sequence ATGAACACAAGCCAGAACTTAACGGGAACAGAAGACCAGAGTAACCTTTGGAATCTCAAGGCAATAATATCCTCAGGGAGCATCCTCGCGCTGTTAACAATAATCGGTAACTCTATCAGCCTAGTCGTCTTCATGAAAACCAAGGTTCTTCGACGCCGACGACCCTACTATCTCCTTGTTAACCTATGCATTGCCGATCTTCTCGTTGGCATCAACGTTTTCCTCCGAGTCATTTTCGATTTGGGGTTTATATATCGATGGACTATTGACAATACTATTAAGAGATTTTGCTACACGTTGGACTATTTCTCCAGCCTGGCGTCTGTGTTCTTGCTTTCAGAGATTTCCGTGGAGCGATTTGTGGCCGTTGTCTTCCCGTTCTATCATCGAACACTGGGCAACGCCTTCTACATCACCATTATCGCGGCTCCATGGGCGCTCTCAAGTCTTGTGATTAGTATCTACGTGCCGTCCAAATATACCTCCACGCTTCCATACATCATTTTCAAGTACTTATACCTCGTCTTTTTGTATCTGCCTGTGCTTATTATAATAATAGCGTACTCTGGAGTATTGTTAAAAGTGAAATTCAGTCATGTCCAGGGAGGTAATTCACACAAAAGTCGACAATTGCGTGACAAGAAACTTGCCGTGACGCTTCTCATTGTCACGCTGACGTCACTAATCACGTGGATGCCTTATAATTGTTTCTTGACCATGTGGAGTTACTTGGAGTATCCGTACTATGATAACGATGTGTTCTTCGCGCTACTGCAGTTGCAGTACTCAAACTCGTGTGTTAACATACTGGTGTATGCCTGGAGGATGCCTGAGTTCAGACACGTTCTTTTTGGGTCGTGTCGACGAGGCCAGGTGGCGCCACTATCACATGAAGACACTCGACCCATTCCCTCTCGTCCTGAGCTGAGTGGGGTGTCAAGGAGCGGTGCAGCGGTGTCACAGCTAGAAGTCGGCGACGATGTATCAACTATTGCCGGGATAAGTAGTACGCATTGCGTGAACGTGATAGAGATGGAAAATAGaaggtaa
- the LOC5500622 gene encoding neurogenic locus Notch protein produces the protein MKDRGEGRYLKNHEEANFTEQTEAGCIVKCLFFSPNRYCQSANYFPVTKTCLTSTSTRHQHPEDFVYAPGSVYLGTVNDCVTGSCPSDLMCKADFVNGGFSCVSPIALRPRVIPKPCDSSPCSNGSVCNNTQDGKNYTCTCSPGYTGRHCDTVILKPCDSSPCSNGSVCNNTQDGKNYTCTCSYGYTGRHCNTLKKLSCEDIVCQYGGTCITMNDGIGCVCAFGFTGGRRETPIECVEYHNLSEPDRNVNAARVGRFCDDKLIFGQWYRFVGAAGTRIINHCPTSEQQHCNTDNQVWLLDDQPKPGQIRKVLRNSILANYNCYNWPGKTNATHCNDFIVYKLWPLNCNIRYCTEG, from the exons ATGAAAGATAGAGGTGAAGGAAGATATCTAAAAAATCATGAAGAGGCCAACTTCACGGAGCAAACAGAAGCAGGCTGCATTGTGAAGTGCTTGTTCTTCAGCCCAAACCGCTATTGTCAATCAGCCAACTATTTCCCTGTGACCAAAACCTGTCTGACCAGCACGTCGACCCGCCATCAACACCCAGAGGACTTTGTCTACGCACCGGGGAGTGTTTATCTTGGAACTGTG AACGACTGCGTTACTGGTTCATGTCCGAGTGACCTGATGTGCAAGGCTGACTTCGTGAATGGCGGGTTCTCGTGCGTCTCTCCTATTGCATTACGACCACGCG TGATACCCAAGCCGTGTGACTCGAGTCCCTGCAGTAATGGCAGTGTTTGTAACAACACACAAGACGGCAAAAACTACACGTGCACCTGCTCTCCTGGATATACGGGAAGACACTGTGACACGG TAATACTCAAGCCGTGTGACTCGAGTCCCTGCAGTAATGGCAGTGTTTGTAACAACACACAAGACGGCAAAAACTACACGTGTACTTGCTCTTATGGATATACGGGAAGACATTGTAATactttaaaaaag CTGTCCTGTGAAGACATTGTTTGCCAATATGGCGGCACGTGTATCACGATGAACGACGGTATTGGCTGTGTTTGCGCCTTTGGATTTACAGGGGGCCGCCGTGAAACGC CAATCGAGTGCGTAGAGTACCACAACCTATCAGAACCTGATCGAAATGTGAATGCCGCACGTGTTGGAAGGTTCTGTGACGACAAATTGATATTTGGCCAATGGTATCGATTCGTTGGTGCTGCAGGAACGCGTATAATCAACCATTGCCCCACATCGGAGCAGCAACACTGCAATACCGACAACCAGGTCTGGTTGCTAGATGATCAGCCCAAACCTGGACAAATTAGAAAGGTACTCAGGAATAGCATTCTCGCCAACTACAATTGTTACAACTGGCCTGGTAAAACTAACGCGACACACTGCAACGACTTCATAGTGTATAAACTATGGCCGCTCAACTGTAATATTCGCTACTGTACCGAAGGTTAG